The following coding sequences lie in one Arachis ipaensis cultivar K30076 chromosome B05, Araip1.1, whole genome shotgun sequence genomic window:
- the LOC107641879 gene encoding uncharacterized protein LOC107641879 isoform X2, whose amino-acid sequence METLAIASDSFSYSWLSSNCNNKSPLDGFEESLTKEFINYSIIDSDHLLAERKNFNFDPSITHSPVVLVHADELFSQGILRPVGTPAETHSDDISEVLDSSRNGGGPDSTQTNKLGPSCSLLFSRAVTPKKLGIHRGILAKWRRSTWRTLVYLFRYVNNQLGQKVGCSRIISTRVVDDIDKTDWKFKSLRSSSVQTSPIVDLHHHENSIYEAVLHCKRSETD is encoded by the exons ATGGAAACATTGGCAATAGCTAGTGACAGTTTTTCATACAGTTGGTTATCGTCAAACTGCAACAACAAATCCCCACTTGATGGCTTTGAGGAGTCTCTCACAAAAGAATTCATCAATTACAGCATCATTGACTCAGATCATTTACTAGCTGAACGCAAGAACTTCAATTTTGATCCTTCAATTACTCACTCACCTGTTGTTCTTGTTCATGCGGATGAGCTTTTCTCCCAAGGCATTCTAAGGCCTGTTGGCACACCGGCAGAGACACACTCCGATGACATTTCCGAAGTTCTTGATTCTTCTCGCAACGGTGGCGGCCCGGATTCAACTCAAACTAATAAGCTTGGCCCTTCTTGTTCTTTGCTTTTTTCGCGAGCTGTGACTCCGAAAAAATTGGGAATTCATCGTGGAATCCTTGCAAAGTGGAGAAGATCAACATGGAGAACCTTGGTGTATCTTTTTAGGTATGTGAACAACCAGTTAGGCCAGAAAGTTGGGTGCTCAAGGATAATAAGTACAAGAGTTGTTGACGATATTGATAAAACAGATTGGAAATTCAAAAGCTTGAGAAGTAGTTCAGTGCAAACATCTCCTATTGTTGATTTGCATCATCATGAGAATTCAATTTATGAAGCGGTCCTCCATTGCAAAAGATCAG AAACTGATTGA
- the LOC107641879 gene encoding uncharacterized protein LOC107641879 isoform X1, with amino-acid sequence METLAIASDSFSYSWLSSNCNNKSPLDGFEESLTKEFINYSIIDSDHLLAERKNFNFDPSITHSPVVLVHADELFSQGILRPVGTPAETHSDDISEVLDSSRNGGGPDSTQTNKLGPSCSLLFSRAVTPKKLGIHRGILAKWRRSTWRTLVYLFRYVNNQLGQKVGCSRIISTRVVDDIDKTDWKFKSLRSSSVQTSPIVDLHHHENSIYEAVLHCKRSVGN; translated from the exons ATGGAAACATTGGCAATAGCTAGTGACAGTTTTTCATACAGTTGGTTATCGTCAAACTGCAACAACAAATCCCCACTTGATGGCTTTGAGGAGTCTCTCACAAAAGAATTCATCAATTACAGCATCATTGACTCAGATCATTTACTAGCTGAACGCAAGAACTTCAATTTTGATCCTTCAATTACTCACTCACCTGTTGTTCTTGTTCATGCGGATGAGCTTTTCTCCCAAGGCATTCTAAGGCCTGTTGGCACACCGGCAGAGACACACTCCGATGACATTTCCGAAGTTCTTGATTCTTCTCGCAACGGTGGCGGCCCGGATTCAACTCAAACTAATAAGCTTGGCCCTTCTTGTTCTTTGCTTTTTTCGCGAGCTGTGACTCCGAAAAAATTGGGAATTCATCGTGGAATCCTTGCAAAGTGGAGAAGATCAACATGGAGAACCTTGGTGTATCTTTTTAGGTATGTGAACAACCAGTTAGGCCAGAAAGTTGGGTGCTCAAGGATAATAAGTACAAGAGTTGTTGACGATATTGATAAAACAGATTGGAAATTCAAAAGCTTGAGAAGTAGTTCAGTGCAAACATCTCCTATTGTTGATTTGCATCATCATGAGAATTCAATTTATGAAGCGGTCCTCCATTGCAAAAGATCAGTAG GAAACTGA